TACAATCTTCTTTTCGTCGTCAGTGACGTCGACTTCAAGATCATCGCAAAGAGTACCACAGAATGTACAGATTACGTTTTTAATTGTTTTAGTCATAGTGTGGATCACCTACATATTTCAAACCGCACTTATCGTGCATGAGTTTTACTGCTTTCTCCACTTTCTCTTCCGGTGCCGGTTCGATAAGGCAGTCAAAGCCGCAGAAGCACGGCTCACCGGTGGAGTAAGTGTATGCCGGAACAACCATGTTTGCCCATGGTCCCATCGGGATATGTGCAAGTCCGGGATACAGACTCTGAGTCGTAACAACAGCCTTTAAGATAACACTGCCGGCTGCACTGGTTACTCTAACGTTGGTATTCTTGTTGATACCAAGAGCCTTGAAATCATCCTCATGAAGTTCAATGATTGAACATGCATTGAAGTACTGCGGGGATGTTTTTC
The window above is part of the Methanocorpusculum vombati genome. Proteins encoded here:
- a CDS encoding molybdopterin dinucleotide binding domain-containing protein; amino-acid sequence: MTMGNPSPLVSLFQKEDFDDWSKPHIVGGTTEYSALLELQKMQGGDQRKYGNGIIVSVITCTEIKQGIAIETGKTSPQYFNACSIIELHEDDFKALGINKNTNVRVTSAAGSVILKAVVTTQSLYPGLAHIPMGPWANMVVPAYTYSTGEPCFCGFDCLIEPAPEEKVEKAVKLMHDKCGLKYVGDPHYD